In Sphingopyxis macrogoltabida, the sequence GCGGCCAGCATCAACCCGTCGAATACCGAAGAGGTCGTGGCGCATTATCCGCTGGGCGGCGCCGCCGAGGTCGATGCCGCGGTCGCGGCGGCACGGCGCGCCTTTGGCGGCTGGGCGGCTGCGTCGCCCGAAGTGCGCTCCGACCTGCTCGACCGGGTCGGGTCGACGGTGATGGCACGCGCGGCCGAGCTTGGCGAACTCCTCGCGCGCGAGGAAGGCAAGACGCGCGCCGAAGCGACCGGCGAAGTGATGCGCGCCGCGCGCATCTTCAAATATTTCGCGGGCGAGGCGCTCCGCCGCCACGGGCGCACGCTCGAATCGACCCGGCCGGGGCTCGACGTCGAAGTGTGGCGCGAGGCGGTCGGTGTCGTCGGGCTGATCACGCCGTGGAATTTCCCGATCGCGATCCCCGCATGGAAGGCGGCGCCGGCGCTCGCCTTCGGCAATACGGTGGTGCTGAAACCGGCGCAGCACACGCCGGCGGTCGCGCATGCGCTCGCCGCGATCATCGCCGAGTGCGGCGCCCCGGCGGGCGTCTTCAACCTCGTCCTCGGCCAGGGGCAGGTCGGCGCGGCGGTCGCGGCGCATCCGGGTATCGACGCGATATCCTTCACCGGGTCGCAGGCGGTCGGCGGCAAGGTCGCGCAAGCGGCGGTCGCGCGCGGCGCGCGCGTTCAGCTCGAAATGGGCGGCAAGAACCCGCTCGTCGTGCTCGCCGACGCCAATCTCGACCGCGCCGTCGCCATCGCGCTCGACGGCGGCTTTTTCCAGACCGGCCAGCGCTGCACCGCGTCGAGCCGGGTGATCGTCGAGGATGCGGTCCACGACCGCTTCGTCGCGGCGCTCGCCGAACGGGCCTCGGCGCTCCGCGTCGGCGCCGCGCTCGATCCGGCGACCGAGGTCGGGCCGGCATCGAACCAGAGCCAGTATGAACAGAATCTGCGCTACATCGACATCGCCACCGCCGACGGCGGCCGGCTGGTCACCGGCGGCGATGCGCTGCGCCTCGATACCCCCGGCTATTATATGCGTCCGGCGCTGATCGCCGACACCGCGCCCGACATGCGGATCAACCGCGAAGAGGTATTCGGGCCGCTCGTCTCGACGGTTCGGGTCAAGGATTATGACGAGGCCCTCGCGGTCGCCAACCAGGGCGACTTCGGGCTGTCGGCGGGGATCGTCACCACCAGCCTGGCGCGGGCGCGGCATTTCCGCCGCAACGTCCGGGCGGGCATGGTGATGGTCAACCTGCCGACCGCCGGGGTCGATTATCATGTGCCGTTCGGCGGTACGCGGGGGTCGAGTTACGGTCCGCGCGAACAGGGTTTCGCAGCGGTCGACTTCTACACGCAGATGAAGACCGTCTATGTCGGCGATTGACCGGACAGGCAGCAGAATCTGGCTGATATCCGCTAATTACACCGGTTCCCGGCGTTTTCTGCGGTGCCTCTTGAAGGCGTAGCACTTAGTTTTCCTCGCCCTCTGGACCAGCATTATTGCGTTGCTTGGGGCTTCATCGGTCACTCATTTTAGAAAGGCGGACATCCATGCAGAGCCGGGATGACAAATTGAAATCGACGCAAAGCGCCAGCCGGCGTTGCGAGGTGTCACGCGAACGAAAAGAGGGGGCCAGGATGAAGATCGCTGCATTGCTTTCGGGGTTGCTGCTGGGTGCGGCCATGATCGCGCCGTCCGCAATCGCGCAGGACAATGGTCCGGAAGCGCGTCCGATCTACAATCGCGACCAGTGGCTGCCCAAATCGGTGCCGACGTCGGACGACGTGCTGCGCATTCCGGTTCCCGCCGACTATAATGCGCCGAAGGGATCGTTCGTGCTCGTCGGCGGCCGGCTGTTCGACGGCACCGGCAAGGCGGCGCGCCCGGCAACGATCGTCGTGCAGGGCAAGGCGATCACCGCCGTCCTCGGCCCCGACGACAAGAACTGGCCCGCGGATGCCGTCGTTTACGACGTCACCGGCAAGACGGTGATGCCGGGCCTTATCGATCTGCACAGTCATTTGACCTTCATGGAAGGCGCCGACGCGGCGAGCGTCTATTCGTCGGCGAACATGAGCGGCGCCGAATCGGTGATGCGCGGCGTCAAGCGCATGGGCGTCTATCTGCAGGCGGGGGTGACGAGCGTGCGCGACGTCGCTTCGCACGGCGACGCGCCTTTCGTGCTCAAGCGGCTGCAGGCGGAAGGCCAGCTTCCCGGCCCGCGGATCATGGCGGCGGGGCAGCTGATCACCCAGACCGGCGGGCATGGCGCGCTGCATACCTTTCAGCCCGGCTATCCCGAAATTCACGACCAGAACCCCAATTCGATGGTCCGCGTCGCGTCGGGCCCCGACCAGTGGCGCGAAGCGGTGCGCATCCAGTTCGCCAAGGGCGCTGACCTGATCAAGCTGGCCAGCGAATATTCGCAGGCGGAAATCACCGCCGCGGTCGACGAGGCCCATTCGCTCGGCCTGCCGGTCACGGTCGACAGCGAAACACAGTACATCGACATGGCGATCAAGGCCGGCGTCGACTCGATCGAGCATCCGCTGCCGCGCAGCGACGCCGCGGTCGCGCTGATGGCGAAACGCGGCATCGCTTCGGTGCCGACGCTGGTCGCTTATCGCGTCATCATGCGCGGCAGCGGCGGCTATTTCGGTTCGACCTCGCGCCGCTTCGAACTCAACGAGCAGGTCAACGAGAATATGGTCGCCAAGATGCGCCGCGCCGGGGTCAAGATGGGGATCGGGCTCGACGTCGTGGCGCTGGCCGGGACGGACTTCCTGCCCGGTTCCTATATCGACGAACTCGAATCGTTCACGCGTATCGGCTTCACCAAGAGCGAAGCGCTGGTCGCGGCGACCAAGACGGGGGCCGAGATCATGAAGATGGGCGACCGGCTCGGCACGATCGAGCCCGGCAAGCTGGCCGACATCATCGTCGTCGACGGCAATCCCGACGAGGATTTCGCGGCGCTGCGCAAGGTCAAAACCGCTTTCGTCAACGGCCGCCTGATGCTGCAGGATGGCCGCATCTACAAGCCCGCGCACGAAGAAGTGCCGATGCCGGAGCGGAAATGAAATGACCGCGGGGCGCGCAGATCCGGCCGGACCGCGATCAGGGCGCGGCGTCGTGGCTGCCGTGGCCCAGCGCGGCCATGGCGGCGGCGATGATCGTCGCGCGCCATTCGCGTTGCAGCCCCATCGTCACCGCAAGCCGCGCCGAGAAATTGGCACCCGCCAGGGCGGTGAAGGCGCGCGCCAGCCGGTCGAGATCGGGATCGGCCAGATCGACGCCCAGCGATGCCACGACTTCGAGCCCCAGCTCGGTAAAGCGGGGATCGCGCTCCCCTCCTTCGCTTTCCAGCAGCTCGCCTTCGCGCGCCAGTTGCTGGGCAAAGGTCGACATGCCGGGAAATTCGAAGGTGCTGTCGACGACATTCTCGACGAGGGCGCGGTCGCGGTCGATGCCGGGCGCGAAATCGCCGAGTTTGGCGATCCGCTCGCGCGTCATCTTTTCGTAACGGTCGACGACCGCATCGAACAGCGCCTTCTTGCTGGGGTAATGGTGGAGCAGCCCGGCTTTGGAATATTTCAGCGCGTCGGCGATCTGCTGGATCGACGCGCGCGCGAAGCCGTGGCGGCCGAACACGCCCGCGGCACAATCCAGGATTTCGGCGTCGATTTCGGCGCGGGTCGGTCTTCGCATGGTCGCTTCCTAGCATGGCCGCGTTCGCGCCGGTCAATCTTCGATCGCCGTCCGACCCGGTCCCGTTTCACAAAAAACTTGTAACAGTCCAATTTGGTTGGTAACCGACCATATTGGTCGGAGAATTGATAGGCCCGGCGCTATAGCGGCGTCAACCCGTCTTCGAACGTATTTCAGGAGAGAGACCTTGCTGAATCTACAGGGTGTTGAGCATGTATATCCGAACGGCACGCGCGCCCTCGACGGCGTGACGATCTCGATCGGCAAGGGGATGTTCGGGCTGTTGGGGCCGAACGGTGCGGGCAAATCGTCGCTGATGCGGACGATCGCGACCCTGCAGACCCCGACCGCCGGCGCGATCCGCTTCGGCGACATCGACGTGCTCGCCGAGCCGAGTCGGCTGCGCGCGACGCTCGGCTACCTGCCGCAGGATTTCGGCGTCTATCCGCGCGTCTCGGCCTATGACCTGCTCGATCATATGGCGTCGCTGAAGGGCGTCGTGAACGCCGCCGATCGCAAGGCGACGGTCGAAACATTGCTCAACCAGACCAATTTGTGGAATGTCCGGACCAAGGCGGTCGCGGGCTTTTCGGGCGGCATGCGCCAGCGCTTCGGCATCGCGCAGGCGCTGATCGGCAACCCCGAACTGATCATCGTCGACGAACCGACCGCCGGCCTCGATCCCGAGGAGCGCAACCGTTTCTATAACCTGCTTGTCGAGATCGGCGAGAATGTCGTCGTCATCCTGTCGACGCATATCGTCGAGGACGTCGCCGACCTGTGCCCGCGCATGGCGGTGCTCGCCGGCGGCCGCATCCAGGTCGAGGGTGCGCCGCTCGACCTGATCGAACGCAGCCGCGGCACGATCTGGGCCAAGACGATCGAACGCGACCGGCTCGCGGAAGTGCAGGCGACGTATGAGGTGATCTCGACGCGCCTGCTGTCGGGCAGCACCATCGTCCATGTCCTGTCGGACAAGGATCCGGGCAACGGCTTCGTGCCGGTCGAGGGCGCCCTCGAGGATGTCTATCTCTCGACGCTCAACCGCTCGCGCCGCGCCGCCGCCGCCAAAGCCGCTTAAGGGGCCACTCCGATGTTTGCCACGATCGCGCGCTTCGAACTGCGCTACCAGTTTCGCAACCCGGTCTTCTGGGTCGCGACCATCATGTTCTTCCTGCTGACGCTCGGTTGGACCTCGGTCGAGTCGATTCGCCCCGTCGGCGGCAACATCCATACCAACGCGCCAACCGGCATCGCGCAGGTCCTCTTGACCATGTCGATGTTCTTCATGTTCGTCACGACCGCGTTCGTCGGCAATGTGGTGGTGCGCGACGACGAGACCGGTTTCGGCAGCATCATCCGGTCGACCAAGGTCGGCAAGCTGCCCTATCTGTTCGGGCGCTTCACCGGCGCCTTCCTTGGCGCCGCGGTCGCATTCCTCGCGGTGCCACTGGCGCTGTGGCTCGGCACCTATATGCCGTGGGTCAATCCCGACCTGATCGGGCCGAACCGCCTTCAGGATTATGCGTTCGCCTATTTCGTCATCGCGCTGCCCAATGTCCTCATCACCTCGGCGATCTTCTTTGCGGTTGCGAGCTGGACGCGTTCGGTCACCTACAGTTACCTAGCGGTCATCGTCTCGATGTTCGCCTATTTTGCGCTCACCGCGATGATGCGCAAAATGCCCGACGTGTCGCTCGCCGCCTATTTCGAGCCGTTCGGCTCGGTCGCCTATGGTCTCGGCGTGCGGTACCTGACGCCGATCCAGCAAAATACGCAGGCGCTGGAACTGACCGGCATGCTGGCCAGCCATCGCCTGCTGTGGATCGCGATCTCGGTCGCGATCGTCGGCTTTGTCGTCTGGCGCTTCAGCTTCGCCGCGCGCGGGGCGTCGAAGGCCAGCGCGAAGCGCGACGCGGCGCATCAGCAGAAGCTCGCCGCGATCAAGCCGATGCTGGTCGATCGCCTGCCCGAGAACACACCCGAACGCGGCGCCTGGCATCAGCTCGCCACGCGCACGCGGCTCGAGATGAAGCTGGTGTTCAAGAGCCCCGCCTTCTGGGTGCTCGCGCTGATCGGGTCGATCAACCTGATGCTGACGCTGATGCTCGCCGGACGCATGTACGACGTGCCGATCTGGCCGCGGACCTATGCGATCATCGACACGGTGCGCGGCGGCTCGACGCTGATCACGCTCCTCATGGCGATCTATTTCTCGGGCGAAGTGGTGTGGCGCGAACGCGAACGCCGGATCAGCGAGATCGTCGATGCAACGCCGCTGCCCAACTGGGTCTTCCTCGTTTCCAAGCTGGCCGGTGTGGTCGGCGTGTTGATCGCGCTCAGCGTGGTTGCGGTGCTGCTGCAGGCGGTCGCCTATCAGTTCGTCCGCGGCGTCACCGACGTCGAACTCGGCCAGTGGCTGATGTGGTTCGTCATTCCGAGCGCGCTCTATGTCATCCACCTGTCGGTGCTGGCGATCGTCGCGCAGGCGGTCAGCCCGAACAAGTTCGTCGGCTGGGGGCTCATGCTCCTCTACCTCATCTCGACGATCGTCTTCGCCGGGCTGGGCCTCGATCATCCGCTGATCAACTATGGCGATGCGCCGATGCCGTTGTCGGAAATGAACGGCAACGACTATGTGGGCGCTACCGCCTGGTGGCTGAGCGGCTACTGGACGGCGTTTGCCGCGGTCCTCGTCGTGATCGGCCATCTGATGTGGCGCCGCGGCACCGCGGTCACGCTCGGCGGTCAGTGGCGGACGCTGCCGCTGCGCCTGCGCGGTGCCCCGCTCGTCTATCTGTCGGTGGCGCTTGCCGTTACCGTCGGCATCGGCGCGCTGCTCTTCTACAACATGAACATCGTCAACACGCGCTTCGACGAAGACGAGATGGAAGCGCATACGGCGCAGTATGAGAAGGATTACGCCAAATATCTCGACCAGCCCGAGCCCGTCCTGAAGGACGTCAAGCTCAACGTTGACCTGCGGCCGACGAAGCGCTGGGTCCAGTTCGACGGTGAGTATCGCTTTGCCAACGAAACCGACAAGCCAATCGAATTGCTGCATGTCCGCATGGGCGTGCCGGATTCGATGGCGCACGTCGAGGCGATGAACGTCCCGGGTGCGAAGCTGATCAAGGAAGATGTGAACAATCTCCACAAGATCTACCGTTTCGACCGGCCGTTGCAGCCGGGCGCGAGCGGCACGCTGACCTTCCGTACCGTGATGGCGCAGCACGGGCTCAAGTCGTTGCCCAGCAACAAGCAATATTGGGAAATCGACGTCCAGCCGGCGAAGAACGGCGCCTATCTCACCAACCTCGGCTTCGCGCCGGCGCTGGGGATGAGCCGCGGCAATTTCCTGCAGGGCAGCAACCTGCGCAAGAAATACGGGCTGCCGCCCGAAACGCCGACGCCGTCGCTAAACGACAAGCGCGCCGTCATGCGCAGCTATGCCGGGGTCGACCGGATCAATACCGACGTGACGGTCGCGACCGATGCCGACCAGACGCTGATCGTGACGGGTGAGGAAGTGTCGAACAAGGTGGTAGGAAACCGCCGCATCGCGCGCTTCGTCTCGCCGATCCCGACGCTCAACTTCATCACGATCCAGTCGGGCCGCTATGCGGTCAAGTCGATCGACGTCGATGGCGTGAAGCTCAGCGTTTATTATCATCCGAAGCATCCGATGAACGTCGACCGCATGCTCGGCGTGGTGAAGGATGCGCTGCAATATTATCAGAAGAACTGGGGTCCCTATCAGTATAAATATTTCCGGGTCATCGAACGTCCGGATTATCAGGGTACCGCCAACTCGGCACCGGGGACGGTCGGCTATTCGGAGCGCTTCGGCTTCACCGGAGACTTCCGCAATCCGAAGGATGTCGATTATCTCGCCTTCGTCACCGCGCATGAGTTCGGCCATCAATACTGGTTCCACCAGGTGATGCCGGGCGACGTCGAGGGGGCTGAAATCCTCACCGAGACGCCGTCGCAATTCGGCGGGATCATGGTGATGAAGCATCGCTATGGTCACGACGGGATGCGCCGCTTCCTGCAGTTCGAGCAGAACGACTATCTCGCCGGCCGCCGTGCGGAAAAGGCCGAGGAGCGCCCGCTCGCGCTGGTCAAGAAGCAGGGATATATCCACTATTACAAGGGTTCGGTGGTCATGTACCTGCTGCAGGACCGGTTCGGCGAGGAGCGGGTGAATGCGGCGCTGAAGTCGGTGATCGATCGCTATCGCTTCAAGCCTGCGCCCTTTGCCCGGTCGGTCGACTATGTGAACGCGATGATGAGCATGGCGCGCACGCCGGCCGAGCGCGAGCTGATCAACGATCTGTTCTATCGCATCACCCTCTATGACCTCAGGGCCAAGAGCGCGACCGTTCGCAAGCTGCCGAACGGCCAGTATGAAACGACTATCACCGTCTATGGCGGCAAGGTCTATGCCGATGGCAAGGGCAACGAGAAGGCGGCGCCGTTTGCCGAACCGCTCGATATCGGGGTGTTCAGCGCGAACCCGGCCGACCTTGCCTTCGGAAGCGGGAATGTCCTGTCGATGAAGCGCGTGCCGATCCGTTCGGGCGAGCAGAAGGTCCGGTTCGTCACCAAGCAGAAGCCAGCTTTTGCCGGAGTAGATTCCTACCTGACCTACATCGATCGCAACGTGAACGACAATGTCGTCGCCGTGGCGAACGCCGGGAGCTGAGGCGGTGGCCGGGGGAGGGCGGCGGCGGGGCGTGTGGATCGCCACCCCGCTGGCCTTCCTCCTCGCAGCCTTGCCGGCAAGCGGCGCTGCGGGACAGGACCGGCCGGCCGACGCCGGCCGCCCTCCGGCCGAGGTGTCGATCGCCAATACGCGGCAGATCGAGCTCAAATCGAAGATCAACGGCGGGCGCTATACGATCGACATCGCACTGCCTTTCGCGGACCGGCCCGCGAAGGGTTATGCGGTGGTCTATGCCTTCGACGGCTATATCTCCTTCGCGAGCGTCGCCGAGGCGGTGCGCGCGGCTTCCGAGGCGACGCCGGTCGTCGTCGTCAGCATCGGCTATCCGCAGGACGAGAGCTGGACCGACAGCGTCCTCAAGACCAAGCGTCCGCTGCCGCCGACCTATGACGGCGTGCCCGACTGGCGCGTCGCGCCAAGTTACCGGCGCCTCTACGACCTGTCGCTGCCCGTTGCGCCGGGCGCCGATCTCGATGCGCTGAACGCGATGGGGCTGCCGGCGCTAGGCGATGGCGATACCGGCGGGCTCGACGACCTGCTGCAGATCATCGAACGGGAAGTGAAGCCGCTCGTGCGCGATATCGTGCCGGTCGATGCGGACAAGGAGGTGCTGTTCGGGCATTCGCTTGGCGGGATGGCGGTTGTCCATGCCGCCTTCGTCGAACCCGACGCATTCGACATATTCATCGCGTCGAGCCCGTCGATCTGGTGGAACAACCGGCAGGTGCTGCGGGACGAGGCGGCATTTGCCGCCGCGGTGCGCGCGGGCAAGGCGGCGCCGCGCATCCTGATCACCGTCGGCAGCAAGGAAGCCGGTCCCGACCCGTCTTCGCCGGCATGGTCGCCCGAGGCGCAGGCGGCGTGGGACAGCGTCGGCATGGTCCGCAACGCGCACGAACTCGCCGAGCGGCTGCGCGCACTGCCCGGGCGGCCGGGATATGAGGTCGAATATGCGCGCTTCGACAAGGTCGGCCACCGGCTGGCGATCTGGGCGGCGCTTGCGCGCGGCATCGATTTCGCATTCGGACTCGAATGAGAATATTGGGGGGAAGCAAGCGTGAACCGGCGTGAATATCTTCTGTCGGCGGCATCGGCGCTCGTGCTGGCAGCGGCCTCCGGCGCGCGTGCTGCAACGGGCGAGGCGAAGGCCGTCTACAGCCCGCAGATCAATTATCGCATC encodes:
- a CDS encoding aldehyde dehydrogenase family protein, which produces MKLSHLIDGEWVASDASAASINPSNTEEVVAHYPLGGAAEVDAAVAAARRAFGGWAAASPEVRSDLLDRVGSTVMARAAELGELLAREEGKTRAEATGEVMRAARIFKYFAGEALRRHGRTLESTRPGLDVEVWREAVGVVGLITPWNFPIAIPAWKAAPALAFGNTVVLKPAQHTPAVAHALAAIIAECGAPAGVFNLVLGQGQVGAAVAAHPGIDAISFTGSQAVGGKVAQAAVARGARVQLEMGGKNPLVVLADANLDRAVAIALDGGFFQTGQRCTASSRVIVEDAVHDRFVAALAERASALRVGAALDPATEVGPASNQSQYEQNLRYIDIATADGGRLVTGGDALRLDTPGYYMRPALIADTAPDMRINREEVFGPLVSTVRVKDYDEALAVANQGDFGLSAGIVTTSLARARHFRRNVRAGMVMVNLPTAGVDYHVPFGGTRGSSYGPREQGFAAVDFYTQMKTVYVGD
- a CDS encoding amidohydrolase family protein, producing the protein MKIAALLSGLLLGAAMIAPSAIAQDNGPEARPIYNRDQWLPKSVPTSDDVLRIPVPADYNAPKGSFVLVGGRLFDGTGKAARPATIVVQGKAITAVLGPDDKNWPADAVVYDVTGKTVMPGLIDLHSHLTFMEGADAASVYSSANMSGAESVMRGVKRMGVYLQAGVTSVRDVASHGDAPFVLKRLQAEGQLPGPRIMAAGQLITQTGGHGALHTFQPGYPEIHDQNPNSMVRVASGPDQWREAVRIQFAKGADLIKLASEYSQAEITAAVDEAHSLGLPVTVDSETQYIDMAIKAGVDSIEHPLPRSDAAVALMAKRGIASVPTLVAYRVIMRGSGGYFGSTSRRFELNEQVNENMVAKMRRAGVKMGIGLDVVALAGTDFLPGSYIDELESFTRIGFTKSEALVAATKTGAEIMKMGDRLGTIEPGKLADIIVVDGNPDEDFAALRKVKTAFVNGRLMLQDGRIYKPAHEEVPMPERK
- a CDS encoding TetR/AcrR family transcriptional regulator, coding for MRRPTRAEIDAEILDCAAGVFGRHGFARASIQQIADALKYSKAGLLHHYPSKKALFDAVVDRYEKMTRERIAKLGDFAPGIDRDRALVENVVDSTFEFPGMSTFAQQLAREGELLESEGGERDPRFTELGLEVVASLGVDLADPDLDRLARAFTALAGANFSARLAVTMGLQREWRATIIAAAMAALGHGSHDAAP
- a CDS encoding ABC transporter ATP-binding protein, giving the protein MLNLQGVEHVYPNGTRALDGVTISIGKGMFGLLGPNGAGKSSLMRTIATLQTPTAGAIRFGDIDVLAEPSRLRATLGYLPQDFGVYPRVSAYDLLDHMASLKGVVNAADRKATVETLLNQTNLWNVRTKAVAGFSGGMRQRFGIAQALIGNPELIIVDEPTAGLDPEERNRFYNLLVEIGENVVVILSTHIVEDVADLCPRMAVLAGGRIQVEGAPLDLIERSRGTIWAKTIERDRLAEVQATYEVISTRLLSGSTIVHVLSDKDPGNGFVPVEGALEDVYLSTLNRSRRAAAAKAA
- a CDS encoding ABC transporter permease/M1 family aminopeptidase; its protein translation is MFATIARFELRYQFRNPVFWVATIMFFLLTLGWTSVESIRPVGGNIHTNAPTGIAQVLLTMSMFFMFVTTAFVGNVVVRDDETGFGSIIRSTKVGKLPYLFGRFTGAFLGAAVAFLAVPLALWLGTYMPWVNPDLIGPNRLQDYAFAYFVIALPNVLITSAIFFAVASWTRSVTYSYLAVIVSMFAYFALTAMMRKMPDVSLAAYFEPFGSVAYGLGVRYLTPIQQNTQALELTGMLASHRLLWIAISVAIVGFVVWRFSFAARGASKASAKRDAAHQQKLAAIKPMLVDRLPENTPERGAWHQLATRTRLEMKLVFKSPAFWVLALIGSINLMLTLMLAGRMYDVPIWPRTYAIIDTVRGGSTLITLLMAIYFSGEVVWRERERRISEIVDATPLPNWVFLVSKLAGVVGVLIALSVVAVLLQAVAYQFVRGVTDVELGQWLMWFVIPSALYVIHLSVLAIVAQAVSPNKFVGWGLMLLYLISTIVFAGLGLDHPLINYGDAPMPLSEMNGNDYVGATAWWLSGYWTAFAAVLVVIGHLMWRRGTAVTLGGQWRTLPLRLRGAPLVYLSVALAVTVGIGALLFYNMNIVNTRFDEDEMEAHTAQYEKDYAKYLDQPEPVLKDVKLNVDLRPTKRWVQFDGEYRFANETDKPIELLHVRMGVPDSMAHVEAMNVPGAKLIKEDVNNLHKIYRFDRPLQPGASGTLTFRTVMAQHGLKSLPSNKQYWEIDVQPAKNGAYLTNLGFAPALGMSRGNFLQGSNLRKKYGLPPETPTPSLNDKRAVMRSYAGVDRINTDVTVATDADQTLIVTGEEVSNKVVGNRRIARFVSPIPTLNFITIQSGRYAVKSIDVDGVKLSVYYHPKHPMNVDRMLGVVKDALQYYQKNWGPYQYKYFRVIERPDYQGTANSAPGTVGYSERFGFTGDFRNPKDVDYLAFVTAHEFGHQYWFHQVMPGDVEGAEILTETPSQFGGIMVMKHRYGHDGMRRFLQFEQNDYLAGRRAEKAEERPLALVKKQGYIHYYKGSVVMYLLQDRFGEERVNAALKSVIDRYRFKPAPFARSVDYVNAMMSMARTPAERELINDLFYRITLYDLRAKSATVRKLPNGQYETTITVYGGKVYADGKGNEKAAPFAEPLDIGVFSANPADLAFGSGNVLSMKRVPIRSGEQKVRFVTKQKPAFAGVDSYLTYIDRNVNDNVVAVANAGS
- a CDS encoding alpha/beta hydrolase; translation: MWIATPLAFLLAALPASGAAGQDRPADAGRPPAEVSIANTRQIELKSKINGGRYTIDIALPFADRPAKGYAVVYAFDGYISFASVAEAVRAASEATPVVVVSIGYPQDESWTDSVLKTKRPLPPTYDGVPDWRVAPSYRRLYDLSLPVAPGADLDALNAMGLPALGDGDTGGLDDLLQIIEREVKPLVRDIVPVDADKEVLFGHSLGGMAVVHAAFVEPDAFDIFIASSPSIWWNNRQVLRDEAAFAAAVRAGKAAPRILITVGSKEAGPDPSSPAWSPEAQAAWDSVGMVRNAHELAERLRALPGRPGYEVEYARFDKVGHRLAIWAALARGIDFAFGLE